A genomic segment from Fodinicola acaciae encodes:
- a CDS encoding TetR/AcrR family transcriptional regulator — MAGTVERKTGGRVDGRRSRWDNHRAQRRAEFVEVATSAVEEFGPDASTAQIADLAGVARPILYRHFKDKQDLHRAISERAVRMLVEQLTARLSEVGSARELVSQTVDTYLQFLEKHPHLYRFVVQYAAFTRTGADVVDNMKSALATHIATMFHRFLRHEGTDDELVDAMAFGVVGFVESVGNWWLEHRTMDRQGIADLINGSILRSIGGALRDRGLELDPDEPLPWLQE, encoded by the coding sequence ATGGCGGGTACGGTCGAGCGCAAAACCGGTGGCCGGGTGGATGGTCGCCGGTCCCGCTGGGACAACCACCGGGCTCAGCGGCGCGCCGAGTTCGTCGAGGTGGCGACCTCAGCGGTCGAGGAGTTCGGTCCGGACGCGTCGACGGCGCAGATCGCCGACCTCGCCGGAGTGGCGCGGCCGATCCTCTATCGGCACTTCAAGGACAAGCAGGACCTGCACCGCGCGATCTCCGAGCGGGCCGTACGCATGCTGGTCGAGCAGCTGACCGCGCGGTTGTCCGAGGTCGGGTCGGCCCGCGAGCTGGTCAGCCAGACCGTGGACACCTACCTGCAGTTCCTGGAAAAACACCCGCATCTGTATCGTTTCGTCGTGCAGTACGCGGCGTTCACCAGGACCGGCGCGGACGTCGTCGACAACATGAAGAGTGCGCTCGCCACCCACATCGCGACGATGTTCCACCGCTTCCTGCGGCACGAAGGCACCGACGACGAGCTGGTCGACGCGATGGCCTTCGGGGTGGTCGGCTTCGTCGAGTCGGTCGGCAACTGGTGGCTGGAGCACCGGACGATGGACCGGCAGGGCATCGCCGACCTGATCAACGGCAGCATCCTGCGCAGCATCGGCGGCGCCCTGCGCGACCGCGGGCTCGAGCTTGATCCGGACGAGCCGCTTCCCTGGTTGCAGGAGTGA
- a CDS encoding glycoside hydrolase family 3 protein encodes MDSMTVAQKVGQLFVAPVGRHSPTALRLPPDQRSGAVHVDTVAATCELVERYGLGGVCYFPSRAGGDDLDTVAELTRAVQHAADVPLLVATDQEGGTVARLRVPELAVPGAMALAATGDTGAAREAARIIASALRSLGINQNYAPVADVNVDPANPVIGVRSFGSDPQAVAAYVTAQVQGYQESGVAATVKHFPGHGDTSADSHVGLPVVSHDHDRWREVDAPPFRAAIAAGVEAVMTAHLAMPALDPSGEPATMSPAILGGLLRKELGFDGIVVTDALDMAGARERHGDAEAAVRALLAGADQLLMPADLEVAVAAVIEAVESGRVSMERLDESVRRVLTLKRKLGLFDGLHYEVDSPTHPGGALRLALAGVTTVGDFQPLNGSVALVGCLGTGADALSGALGATKTVDTGSDPDAETVTAAAQAASGCDRAVVVTRSAWRWPGQKALLDAINVPFVGVAIREPYDAGLASRARSWVLSYGDDALAIEALGWVLTGHATAGGRLPVDLP; translated from the coding sequence ATGGATTCCATGACGGTGGCGCAGAAGGTCGGACAGCTTTTCGTGGCGCCAGTTGGCCGGCACTCGCCGACCGCGCTCCGGTTGCCGCCTGACCAGCGCAGCGGCGCGGTGCACGTCGACACGGTGGCCGCGACCTGCGAGTTGGTCGAGCGGTACGGCCTCGGCGGCGTCTGCTATTTCCCCTCGCGGGCCGGCGGCGACGACCTCGACACGGTCGCCGAGCTGACCCGCGCCGTCCAGCACGCCGCCGACGTGCCGCTCCTGGTCGCGACCGACCAGGAAGGCGGCACGGTCGCGCGGCTTCGCGTGCCGGAGCTGGCGGTGCCCGGTGCGATGGCGCTGGCCGCGACCGGTGACACCGGCGCGGCGCGAGAGGCGGCGCGGATCATCGCCTCGGCGCTGCGTTCCCTGGGAATCAACCAGAACTACGCGCCGGTCGCGGACGTCAACGTCGATCCGGCCAACCCGGTCATCGGCGTACGGTCCTTCGGCTCCGACCCGCAGGCGGTGGCCGCGTATGTGACCGCGCAGGTGCAGGGCTACCAGGAGTCCGGTGTCGCCGCGACGGTGAAGCATTTTCCCGGCCACGGCGACACTTCCGCGGACAGCCACGTCGGCCTGCCGGTCGTCTCGCACGACCACGACCGCTGGCGCGAGGTCGACGCACCGCCGTTCCGGGCCGCGATCGCCGCCGGCGTCGAGGCGGTGATGACCGCTCACCTGGCCATGCCGGCGCTGGACCCGTCCGGCGAACCGGCCACCATGTCACCGGCGATTCTCGGTGGCCTGCTGCGAAAAGAGCTCGGTTTCGACGGCATCGTCGTCACCGACGCGCTGGACATGGCCGGTGCTCGCGAGCGCCACGGCGACGCGGAGGCGGCCGTACGAGCGTTGCTCGCCGGCGCCGACCAGCTGCTGATGCCGGCCGATCTGGAGGTCGCCGTGGCGGCGGTCATCGAGGCGGTGGAGTCCGGCCGCGTGTCGATGGAACGGCTCGACGAGTCCGTACGGCGTGTGCTGACTCTCAAACGAAAACTCGGACTCTTCGACGGCCTGCATTACGAGGTCGACAGTCCGACGCATCCCGGCGGCGCGCTGCGACTCGCGCTCGCCGGTGTCACGACCGTCGGAGATTTCCAGCCACTCAACGGATCCGTCGCACTGGTCGGCTGTCTCGGCACCGGTGCCGACGCGTTGTCGGGCGCACTCGGCGCGACCAAGACGGTCGACACCGGCAGCGATCCAGACGCGGAAACCGTTACCGCCGCTGCGCAAGCCGCGAGCGGCTGCGACCGCGCCGTCGTCGTCACCCGGTCGGCGTGGCGGTGGCCGGGCCAGAAAGCGTTGCTGGACGCGATAAACGTGCCGTTCGTCGGCGTCGCCATCCGCGAGCCGTACGACGCCGGTCTCGCCTCGCGCGCGCGGAGCTGGGTCCTCAGCTATGGCGACGACGCGCTGGCGATCGAGGCACTGGGATGGGTCCTGACCGGCCACGCCACCGCCGGTGGCCGGCTGCCGGTCGACCTGCCGTGA
- a CDS encoding exo-beta-N-acetylmuramidase NamZ family protein, producing the protein MSVRTGIERLCAQPDLLAGPVGLVTNHTGVLPDLTPGAVAALRAGVPLTALFGPEHGIGGTAQAGDSEDADRDPVTGLPVFDTYKHKGEALEAMLAASGVRTLAVDLQDIGARFYTYVWTLHDLMAAAARVGIAVAVLDRPNPIGGLLAEGPFLQPGWESFVGRTAIPIRHGLTYGELARTFPIPDVDLTVVEMTGWRRGTVHSGQPWVFPSPNMPTPDTALVYPGTGLFEGTNLSEGRGTTRPFEIVGAPYVDAGLAPALNALELPGVRFRALSFVPTFGKHAGEAISGVQLHVTDRQAFRPVRTAVAMIAEIRERYPDDFGWRPAASGRRHMIDLLWGSPILRESAASVDELVGTVDSPRWAESFLLYPEE; encoded by the coding sequence GTGAGCGTACGGACCGGCATCGAGCGGCTGTGTGCTCAGCCGGACCTGCTGGCTGGTCCGGTCGGCCTGGTCACCAACCACACCGGCGTTTTGCCAGACCTGACACCAGGTGCGGTCGCCGCTTTGCGCGCAGGCGTACCACTGACCGCGCTTTTCGGTCCGGAGCATGGCATCGGTGGCACCGCGCAAGCCGGAGACAGCGAGGACGCCGACCGCGATCCGGTCACCGGACTGCCGGTTTTCGACACGTACAAACACAAAGGCGAGGCACTCGAGGCGATGCTGGCCGCGTCCGGCGTACGCACGCTGGCCGTCGACCTGCAGGACATCGGCGCACGGTTCTACACCTACGTGTGGACGCTGCACGACCTTATGGCCGCCGCCGCTCGCGTCGGGATCGCTGTCGCCGTGCTCGATCGCCCCAATCCGATCGGCGGATTGCTTGCCGAGGGACCGTTTCTCCAGCCGGGTTGGGAGAGTTTCGTCGGCCGTACGGCGATCCCGATCCGGCACGGACTCACCTATGGCGAACTGGCACGGACGTTCCCGATCCCGGACGTGGATCTCACCGTCGTCGAGATGACCGGCTGGCGCCGCGGCACTGTCCACAGTGGACAGCCGTGGGTCTTTCCGTCGCCGAACATGCCGACGCCGGACACGGCGCTGGTCTATCCGGGGACCGGCCTGTTCGAAGGCACCAACCTGTCCGAGGGACGCGGCACCACGCGGCCGTTCGAGATCGTCGGCGCTCCGTACGTCGACGCCGGTCTGGCGCCGGCGCTCAACGCCCTGGAGTTGCCGGGCGTACGGTTTCGTGCCCTGTCGTTTGTCCCAACATTCGGGAAACACGCCGGAGAGGCGATTTCCGGCGTACAACTGCACGTCACCGACCGGCAGGCGTTCCGGCCGGTGCGTACGGCGGTCGCGATGATCGCCGAGATCCGCGAGCGCTATCCGGACGACTTCGGCTGGCGGCCGGCCGCATCCGGCCGCCGGCACATGATCGACCTGCTGTGGGGAAGTCCTATCCTGCGTGAGTCGGCGGCATCGGTCGACGAGCTGGTCGGGACGGTCGACTCGCCGCGATGGGCCGAGTCGTTTCTGCTGTATCCGGAGGAATAG
- a CDS encoding PIG-L deacetylase family protein, protein MSRTVLAVGAHIGDMDLAAGPMLAQHVLDGGRAVLLALTPGERGHPKMSPADYKIQKIFEGRRFAAAIGADFQVFDDQSDGFLGLDDEICLRVADVIRDVRADVVIAHWPRSIHSDHENASRIAERARFLAGLPGVEREQPRHPVGSLLYAENWEDAEGFAPTEYRLVSPEAKQRWAAAMEGQAFARGETYGFRYNDYYAAQLRMRGCLAGTDFACAVASADGHRRLVEKF, encoded by the coding sequence TTGAGCCGCACGGTGCTCGCGGTCGGCGCGCATATCGGCGACATGGATCTGGCGGCCGGGCCGATGCTCGCGCAGCACGTGCTCGACGGTGGTCGTGCCGTGCTGCTCGCGCTGACGCCAGGCGAACGCGGACATCCGAAGATGTCGCCGGCCGACTACAAGATCCAGAAGATTTTCGAAGGCCGCCGGTTCGCGGCCGCGATTGGCGCCGACTTCCAGGTCTTCGACGACCAGTCGGACGGGTTTCTCGGTCTCGACGACGAGATCTGCCTGCGTGTCGCCGACGTGATCAGGGACGTGCGCGCCGACGTGGTGATCGCGCACTGGCCGCGCTCGATCCATTCCGACCACGAGAACGCGTCGCGGATCGCCGAGCGGGCTCGCTTTCTGGCCGGCCTGCCCGGCGTCGAACGCGAGCAGCCGCGGCATCCGGTCGGATCGCTGCTCTACGCGGAAAACTGGGAGGACGCGGAGGGGTTCGCACCGACCGAATACCGGCTGGTGAGCCCGGAGGCCAAGCAGAGGTGGGCCGCCGCCATGGAGGGTCAGGCATTCGCGCGCGGTGAGACGTACGGCTTTCGTTACAACGATTACTATGCCGCTCAGCTGCGAATGCGCGGCTGCCTGGCCGGCACGGATTTCGCCTGTGCGGTGGCATCCGCGGACGGTCACCGACGGCTGGTCGAGAAGTTCTGA
- a CDS encoding GNAT family N-acetyltransferase has product MDTIVAAWNESLRPDPVDREWFVEYVLLDENFDPAGLCVAEADGELLGCAYAVRRLTPASGTDLQPELGWIPFVFVVPQAQRSGVGRALLRKALDFLHAAGRTTVDFGCYTPNYFVPGLDAEAYPAGLAFLRAAGFAVRGAPVAMDRSLVGYVMPDEVADLRRIRTAEGFRFGHPEAGDIPDLLAFAGRGFAPDWAEAIRASLLRGDLGFGLRRIHLAWRREEIVGFAMHAAYRGIPDRFGPFGVAGDLRGTGLGKILLHQTLTAMRAEGLHSAWFLWTGEESPAGRLYKQAGFAVTRRFQLMRHVL; this is encoded by the coding sequence GTGGACACCATCGTGGCGGCCTGGAACGAGAGTCTCCGGCCGGATCCGGTCGACCGCGAGTGGTTCGTCGAGTACGTGCTGCTGGACGAAAACTTCGATCCGGCCGGCCTGTGCGTGGCCGAGGCGGACGGCGAGCTCCTCGGCTGCGCCTACGCCGTACGGCGGCTGACGCCGGCCAGCGGCACCGATCTGCAGCCAGAGCTGGGCTGGATCCCGTTCGTTTTCGTTGTGCCACAGGCGCAACGCAGTGGTGTCGGCCGCGCACTGCTGCGGAAGGCCCTCGACTTCCTGCACGCGGCTGGCCGGACGACCGTCGACTTCGGTTGCTACACACCAAACTACTTCGTGCCGGGCCTGGACGCCGAGGCGTATCCGGCCGGCCTCGCATTCCTGCGGGCGGCTGGTTTCGCCGTACGCGGCGCACCGGTCGCGATGGACCGGTCACTGGTCGGCTATGTCATGCCGGACGAGGTCGCCGATCTGCGGCGTATCCGCACGGCCGAGGGTTTTCGCTTTGGTCATCCGGAAGCCGGCGACATCCCCGACCTGCTGGCCTTTGCCGGTCGGGGTTTCGCACCTGACTGGGCCGAAGCGATCCGTGCGTCGCTGCTGCGCGGCGACCTCGGCTTTGGTCTGCGGCGCATTCACCTCGCCTGGCGGCGGGAGGAGATCGTCGGTTTCGCGATGCACGCGGCCTATCGCGGGATCCCGGACCGGTTCGGACCGTTCGGCGTCGCCGGCGACCTGCGCGGCACCGGACTGGGGAAGATCCTGCTGCACCAGACGCTGACCGCGATGCGCGCAGAAGGCCTGCACTCGGCCTGGTTTCTGTGGACCGGCGAGGAAAGCCCGGCCGGGCGGCTCTACAAACAGGCCGGTTTCGCGGTCACCAGGCGGTTCCAGCTCATGCGCCACGTGTTGTAA